The genomic interval CTTCCAGGCGAGAGCACATTTGTTGAATCACTCATCATCTGAAAGGCAATGCCCGAACAGTGTTTGCTTGTTGTTGACATTTAAGATAAACAAGGGAAAGGATATATATTTGAttggaaaaaaaacaaaaaataaataaacagtGGACATGATCAAGTTAAACTATAAACATGTGAGCATCCGGTATATTAGACTAATCTTTTGATCTCTCAAAGCAATATTCAATAGAGAAAAACAACAGCAATGGGTTTTTTTTCCTAACAATACAAGGGAGAAAAAGCACGTTGAAAAGAATATCTACTAACCAAAGTAGAGCttacatatttaaaatagaataaactATCAATTTGGTTTTCAAACTGTCCCTCTCTCCAATTTAGTCCATGAACTATTATTAATCTACCAATTTAGTCCCTAAACTATCATCTTTCTCATACTTTTAAAGTAATTGAGAGATTAAATTGATGGATTAATAATAGTTTAGGGACTATTTAGGCATTGTTTGATAACGTCAATAAGCTAGCTTATAAGTGTGTTGGATTAATGGGATGTGTTTGGTAAACAAGTTTTTCTTATAGTTTATAGTTTATTCTAATACACTATTTCAAGTAGCGTTTGAGCTTATAGCTTATAGCTTATAACTTTTTACATTATCTTCCATTTataatcttattattttatttttattatttttttatcctgAGATAAAACATAACCGTCCCATTAACTTACTACTAACCCACTCTCTTTTGTATCTTCTTCTTAGTGCTATTactttagtcttttttttttacagagcGGTGTTATTACTTCTACATAGCACATTCATTCTTTCATTCCTTGTTAGAAAAATTCACAACAAAATTTAACTTTCATGCATTGCAAGAATCTCTGCTAGATAACACAAAACTGACGAAGGCATGcattgcaatttttatttttaaatttttttatacatttaataaatatatttaaaattaaataactatgtactttttttattaaaaaaaagaaatagttgtgtatttttatgtcattttacaattacaaaagctaaatttactaaatatttttattttaatcaattagttTTTCAGCTATAAGTTATCAACTAGTTTTTCAGTTATCAACTAGCTTTTCAACTATCAGCTAGCTTATAGCTTACTTTTACCAAACAGAGCCTTAGTATATTTCTATAGCTCATGGATCAAATTGGAGAGAGAATGATAGTTTAGATACCAAATTAATGgtttgattctttaaaatatatattatcaagGAAAAATAATGCAATGACATTTTGAAGTGGAAACACATCCTTTGAGCATTTCTACCAGGCACCAGCACTGACCACGAAAGCCATACTCAGCTTAACAGGGACTATCTAGGAACTGCTCAGAGAACACCACCACAATAGAAAATATACACCTCAAGTAAACGATTAGTTAGTAGCCATTGAAACCCTCACGTTCTTCCAATTGCATCAAGTTTATCTCTTCTCTAACATTAAATCCAACGATAAGCTCAAGATAAATTATCTAAAGCCGTAGTTAGTAATTCAGGCGACTTACCAATGTTACTCCTTCTTTAGAGAGTTCCTCTAAACCCTCTCGATCAAAAACTTTCCCATCAAGTGGTGTCTCGTCAATCTAATGAATCAACTTTTTCAGCAACAAGAGATTCAAGGTAAATGAAAAGGACAAAGCACTgagaaataaaagtaaaattctGACCTTCCAATCCCCAGTGTGAAGAATAGTACCGTCGGAACATCGAAGAACTAGTCCGCAACAGTCAGGAATAGAATGAGTCACCCGGATAGGTTCTATCTCAAATGGGCCAGCCACAAACTTGTTCTTTgttctaaatatttttagtctAGATGGAAGAAAAATACCATGCTCCTTCAAACGTTTTTTTATAAGctgttaaaaagaaaaagtttcaCCTTCGGTACAATGAACAAAATAGACAATGCAAAGAGCAGATATTTGATGACAAAATTGTGCAAACAAATTTTGAGTTATAACAGATGTCTATTACAGTGATGGAAAGTGAAGAACTCAGAGTTATTCAACTTCAATTCAAGATATGTAGATACTGTCATCTTCTATCACTTCCTACTATCAGTTTACTTGGTAAACGCAGAAATTGAACTAATTAAAACTAACatttatacaaatatatattttattgccGAATACCTCCATTGTAAAGGAAGATGCAAAAATTGGTGTACTTGAATCCAATGCTGGGATGACCTGATGAACCAGGATATGTTGTGTTAAGAATGAACATAAATGAAGGACAAATTGCATTGTTATGAATAATGGATTAGAATACAAATGTAAGAAGGAAAATGGAGTATTAGAAGGAAGAAGGTAAAAGCAACATATTTTCACATAAGAGAATAATAACTCATTAAACTTTAAGATGATACACATACATACAGAAACATTGAGGACTGAAGCAAGGCTACTAAGCAGCAGCCTCTTTGAAATCTAGAAAGATATAGGAGGCTGCAGGGTAGGAAATACCTAGAGCCGCAAGAAAAAAGAACACAGGAATCAAAACAAATGTATGTTGAAAATTCTTATTAGGCAATAGAGATTATGCATCAGAAGCCTCTAAAGTCTAAATTGAATGAATAGAAAAAAGCATATAGAATCTAGACACTCCATTgctattaaaagaataaaaattcaattccaAGATGAAAATAGTGGGGGTCGGTTGACCGTGAACTCCAAAATAACTATACAAACTTCAGCAGAAATAGCCTTGTGACTTGTGAGGCTTACAATTCTTTCATATATACTCCCTCCGTCTCACAATGAATGACATTttagcaacaacaaaaattgtcTCAAAATGAATGTCATTCATAATTTTCAAtgcaactttaattattttcttcttatacTGCTCTTCAATGATTACTATATCCACAACTTCCAAATCTTCATTATACTTTACACTGATAATAGTGAAAAACccacaaataattaaaataggtGGTTTGATAAAATgacttttctctttcttctaaTGATTGTATTTCTTAATATGTGTGCAAAAACCTTAAAAGACACTCATTGTGAGACGGAGAGAGTAGTTGGTATGAATTATTTTCCAAACAAACATCTCCATTCTCCAACTTAGATGGGATCTTAACCTTTGGAAAAGAGCCATAAAACACAAAACTTTGAAACGTTTGGGGTTTCAAGTCAGAAAGAGAAAAGACGATCGGGGTTGCAAGTGAAAGTACTTTGAAAATACACAGTAGTCCCAAGCAAGGGAACATGAATACACAACAAAGGGAACTAATTGTTGAAGGTTGTAAAGGATCTGGCTTAAGTAGCCAGAAAACCCATCAAATAGTCGTATGCCTAAAAATGCTCCACACCCCGAGCCACCAATTGTAGAATTAAGTTATTTGTAGGCTGCAATTCAGTAAATGTAAATCTCCTTCAAATCAAAGCTCGATGCCTTTTCATTATCAAAGCAGTAACAGCACCAGTGATAGCTTTCTTCAACAAACTAAAGAAGTGCTTCTTTAAGTTCTGTCTTAGTTTATTATGATATGATGCAACAAACACTGagcattataaattaaaatatcctTTCACAAATACTCAGGCATATTCAATGGCTCATGCCAAAGAGAAATAACATGTTGGCAAAAGGTGTAGTTATGTTTTCGTCATCAACAAGTAAAACCTAACCAATCAAGCCACAAAGTctgatagagaaggaaacattACCCAAGGCAACGCACCGATATGATCTTCATGACCATGTGTTATAACAAGCGCTTCGATTTTGTGGCTCCATTTTCGTATAAACGTAGTATCCGGTATAATCTTTTGTACTCCAAGGTCATCATAGCTGAAAAACCAAACCATGTACATACCAAAATCACTTAACCAAATAAAAGTAAAGGAAATCACACAGCAAAAGGAAATTCCACAATTACTTGTATAAATTGCattactaaatttaaaataaacaaaaagataATCAAGCGGTCTTATTATGGCTTGTTTAGATtcacttatttgagtttatttacTGGCATAAACACTTGTGAGACCAATTGGAAGAGCTTACAGAAACCACTAACGACGACGTGTCCATAAGCTATTTTTAGCTTATTTTCACAAGATATCCgggatagttttttttttttatattgggGAAGtggaaaattattattaattaaaatagcaTTAATAACCATTTTACAACTATCCCAaagaatttgatttttgtttctcGAGGTTACGATGTCAAATTCTTACCAATGGGCACACACCTCGTGGAAAccgtttaacttaattttatctcTAATATATAAGCATATGTATGATAGTTTGTTTATCCCAACAAATACACTTAGGATGAATAATGAGAAGTATAAGGGACTCACTCAGGAAACATGATACCAGCATCAATGAGGATATAACGGTCATGATTCCCTACAAGCATACAATTCATTCCAATTTCACCCAAACCACCAATAGGGAGAACGCGTAACGGCGGTCCATCAGTTCCTTCGTAAAATTGTTCCATCTTGCGTTGAACAGAATCTTCCATACTTTTTCTTGGACCTTCAATTCTTCTCCTTCTTTTGTGAGGTGCTCTAGAATTAGATCCATCACTACCTATAATCATGCACACAAAATAACCGCCAATTAGTAATTACATtacatgaaaataataataataataatactatgaGTATATAGTAAAATAGTTAGTTAATGTTGAAatgtagtagtagtagtagtagtagtagtagtagtagtagtagtagtaataaGTGTGAATGTGAAAACCTGAAGCAGAGAGCGCTGAAGCAGAAACGGAAAGTGTGGTTAATTTTGGGCGGTGAAAGAGGAGAGGGAGAGAGGTAGTAAGAGAAGCCATTTTGGAGGAGAAGGGGTTTGTTGAAAAGAGAAAATCTTATGCTATGCTATGCAAAGAGTGTTGCAAGTTTCCAGAGATTAGAAGCTAGGTAGTGAGTGTTGGTGCTTCTGCTTCTTGTGCTGGTTCATAGCGGGAAATGGATTTTCAGTGGATTGGTTTGGTTGAGGTTCAGAAATATCTTTCTTATCGATTTCATTTCTGCATTACGACACTCAAACCAAACGTGCCTACCACACGTGTGGAATGGGAAACCCCTTCTCTCATTGTTGCACTCTTGCCTCACTCTAGCTTTGGtttaagaaattataaaatcaaatatttaaaagttatatatatttttatattttttcaataattattttattatacagattggtttatatttattttaaaatatattgctcacattgtaaattatttttttctttagctttattttttattttcctattaactaaaataacaataaaccattttaataaaaattaaataactgtGAGTCTATTCATCAAAAAACAATAACTATAGCTTTCTATTTTAAAGCCATTTCATATATTGTAAGACATAAAAACTTGAAAGAAAACCAATAACTATagttttctaaaattatattgttttaaGTCCCAATTTAATAGGCACATACCATTATTGTTATACGTCCCGAGTACAAATTCAAAATCTTACCATTGTTGTGAATTTCTATTGATAATGATATATCATCCCTAGgcaaaaaacataataataataataataaaatctattataatagaTTCGAAAAAGGACGTCCCTGGTATTCTTCCTTAAGTCCTTAGTAAAATCCATAAGGAATTCACCCAATGTCAAAAGAGTGTTAAAAGGTGGAACTTAGTGGTTTGATCGTTAACACCGGAAAAAAATTGATGCCTCCAAATTTTAGGGTCAAAAACCACAGCAAATATTTCAAGATCATGTGTAGGATAATCTGCCTCATTGGCATAAGTTGTCTaaccaaaataataaacataactattttgtattctttttataaactaatttactgaaaattaattaaagatctAACATGTTGCATTACTGCTAATGCGTTGGCTACTTCCTAATACAACATCAAAGCACTACAAACACAACATATATCTGATCAGAAATTTGGCACTGCAAGCATTAATACAAGGATAGTCCAAGTTTGTTTCTTCTGCAGATTCTCCACATAACAATCAGCACTTTATGATTGCTTTGATGTGTAGTGGAAACCATATTCTCTCCATTTTTCTGAGTTCTATTCATGTAATGCTCATGTGAGATTGGCGTAACCTGAAAACCAGGGTAATCCTGTTTGAGAACACTGTTTTGCTTCGGAGACCGGAACGATAGGCCCCAGAAAGATGCGCCATAAATCAAGTATTATTGTGACCAGCATTGCAGCACCCAAAGCATCAACAGCCACTCTGGGCAAGTCCCATTTATTGCCAGGTTTCTCATCAATCCTGCATTTTCACATCAATAAGATTAGGACAATGCTGACACATTTCCATTTTTTGCGATCAGGTATGCAACTACTCCAAACACAGAAGGAGGCAACTCAAACAACTGCTAACTGTCCTTAAGGTGTAGCTCAATTCGTTGAACTGAGACACCCAAAGAAGTTTGGAAAGGAGGTTCAGAGTTCAAACCTTGACTGCTaacaattaacatttatttgtctataaaaaaaaaaggagaaaaaattaACCGCTAGTTAAAAAACTTACCTTAGAAACATTGGGAAGCTCACCATAAAGTAGATTGCATAAAACAATGATCCAACTGTGTACATAGAATCTCGATCCACAAATGTATAATAGGGGAACTGCATATATACAATACATAACAATTACATTATTCTCAAAATTGGGTATTTCGTATTTAAGGTCAAAGGCGATAATACCAGATAAAATCTTGCagtaaaacaaaaactaagTGATTATGAGTCCACTCCATAAATTGCTGTACCAAACTAACAAATTGTTGGCCAAAAAAGTGATTGAGAAAATTTCTAAACTAGAAGAAATGGTTATgtaaatatattcatatatgaGGACTATGTGGAGAAAGTATACCATCCAAGGGATAAAAACTCACCAAAAAAAGCACTAAAAGTTAACCttagtttaccaaaagaatgttGTCGTTTATTTATGTAGGTAATCATACATAATAAAATAGACTTTTATTGTTGCTTCTGCtgcaacaaaagaaaaaatgaaatgtaTAACAAATATGGCAGAGTGTGTATCATAACAACTCAATTAATTTGGGAAGGAAAATCAGGGTAGACTTGATGATAGggaaattttcaattaaaagaAAACACTGAGATAACCATATAAAATAGGTTGCCTAACATAATGCAGAAATGGAAGAACCCTGCTGCAAAAATAGCAATAAAAATTTATGCATCCAATGCAGGTTCCTTGAAATGTACAAAGGCAGTGAAACTCAAATTTTCTGGATTAGGCTTCAGGACTATACAAtgtatacattttaaaaataaaatgttagataaatttgaataacaaaaaaCAAGGCATACTTAAATGCTTTGATACCTCAAAACGATAATTGCAATTCATGAATATACAGATCCAAAAATGCATGACTAAACAAAGATCATAGTAATAAAAACCAGCAGAGTGGTTTGTTACAACTTACATTGGAAATAGCCAATGTCTCCAGGTATGCTATAAAATAAGAAAGAGCGAGAACCCATGCAGCTTCAAAAGCCCACTGAATTTTTTCTGGCATATCAGCAAGATAATGCCGTAACCGGCGCAGTGTCATGTTTGATGCAACATGATAAAAGAGGAAGCAAACATGAGTGAGCAGGAGATAATGCCGTAACCGGCGCAGTGTCATGTTTGATGCAACATGATAAAAGAGGAAGCAAACATAAGTGAGCAGAAATGTTGTGTGTGGTACCTGCCACCAACAAATAGAGCAAATCAATAAAGAGTATGTGGCTTCACATAGAGATAACTAATAGGTCCTTGGCTTACATTGTTCATTCTCCATGATGGAAAGGTATAAGATGCACCCAGAACTGTGAAAAAGTAATGAGTCCAGAAATAATTCCCAACATAACTGAAGATTATTATCCAGAGACTGGCCTGTCAGCggtatatatatacatgtacaTGTTAGGCTGTGAGGAGACCAAAGAACttacataaataatatatatatatatatgtagacATACATATAGAAAAATAGACCattaaataatcataataacaaGAAAAGTCAAAGACATAGCAAATACACGAAATAACACTCCAATGTcacttaataatattttaaggtGCACATaacaatacaataaaataatggTACCCCATAAAAACACTTACCTTGACCCAATAACGTTCTTTCCAAGATATGCCTCTATCAGCCTGCAAAATTTGATACATCATTATTAAAGACAAACTAACACTTTTCTCAGCTCACATTGTTTATATCAGCAGGAGAAGAAATAAACTATCTTTTGGGATAAAAAACTGCAAGAATTCATTAGTCATTGTTACTAACTAAAGGCCTATTTGGATTGCCTTTTTTAAGCTTATCTACTAGTATAAACACGCAGGAAAAGAAATAAACTATCTTTTGGGATAAAAAACTGCAAGAATTCATTAGTCATTGTTACTAACTAAAGGCCTATTTGGATTGCCTTTTTTAAGCTTATCTACTAGTATAAACACTTGAAAGATTGTTTAGaagagcttatgaaaacaacttatgacatgttCATAAAATGTTCTTagcttatttccataagctctcCAACATACGAAAACAACTTATAGTTAATAGGAAaacaatttgaatttattttaatattttgttatagaaatatagtatacataaaaatttatatgacAAACGCTTATGTTACATAAACATTTATGTAGTAAGCACTTAATTGAGTTGTTTATCTGAATAGGAGTATAGGACCTAAGTATGAATATGAATAGCATTATAGCAGCATAAAAGCGGTGCAGCATAGTTCACATGAGAATCAACAATCAGGACCAACTATAGTATAAATCAAATAGGGGGGTATCAAGTCAGACAAGCGTAATGCAGACAACTAGGAAGCAATCAGGACCctttactttgtgaaaacatATTTTCGAgttaacaaaaagataaaatacttttgggGTGAATAATTATCTACATTttcgaaaataataaaaacttcaaAAGAATTAATCTTATTATTTCCATAAATGCACCATCATTTCATCT from Cicer arietinum cultivar CDC Frontier isolate Library 1 chromosome 5, Cicar.CDCFrontier_v2.0, whole genome shotgun sequence carries:
- the LOC101498621 gene encoding cycloeucalenol cycloisomerase isoform X1, with amino-acid sequence MGASSTPSLWLAPNPSKRWGELFFLLYTPFWLSLCLGIVVPFKLYENFTELEYLLLGLVSAIPSFLIPLLLVGKADRGISWKERYWVKASLWIIIFSYVGNYFWTHYFFTVLGASYTFPSWRMNNVPHTTFLLTHVCFLFYHVASNMTLRRLRHYLADMPEKIQWAFEAAWVLALSYFIAYLETLAISNFPYYTFVDRDSMYTVGSLFYAIYFMVSFPMFLRIDEKPGNKWDLPRVAVDALGAAMLVTIILDLWRIFLGPIVPVSEAKQCSQTGLPWFSGYANLT
- the LOC101498621 gene encoding cycloeucalenol cycloisomerase isoform X2, with translation MGASSTPSLWLAPNPSKRWGELFFLLYTPFWLSLCLGIVVPFKLYENFTELEYLLLGLVSAIPSFLIPLLLVGKADRGISWKERYWVKASLWIIIFSYVGNYFWTHYFFTVLGASYTFPSWRMNNVPHTTFLLTYVCFLFYHVASNMTLRRLRHYLADMPEKIQWAFEAAWVLALSYFIAYLETLAISNFPYYTFVDRDSMYTVGSLFYAIYFMVSFPMFLRIDEKPGNKWDLPRVAVDALGAAMLVTIILDLWRIFLGPIVPVSEAKQCSQTGLPWFSGYANLT